One Methanohalophilus mahii DSM 5219 genomic window carries:
- a CDS encoding CbbQ/NirQ/NorQ/GpvN family protein produces MDTMKAISYQEQPVEEYVIREKPYYVPVKDEVEIFTAAFENNLPVNLKGPTGCGKTRFMEYMAYKLERPLITIACHEDLTASDLIGRFLIKNESTQWNDGPLTKAVKNGAICYLDEFVEARMDTRVVIHPLTDDRRVMPIDKLGIILHAPPEFMLTISYNPGYQSVLKDLKQSTRQRFVAIDFDYPPADTEYEIVAHESGIDMEDARTLVDIGQKIRNFKQHGLEEGVSTRLLIYAGMLIRSGIDQKEACRAAMIKPITDDYELQKSIDEIITAIVE; encoded by the coding sequence ATGGACACGATGAAAGCGATAAGTTACCAGGAGCAGCCTGTTGAAGAATACGTCATCAGAGAAAAGCCCTATTACGTCCCGGTAAAAGATGAAGTTGAAATTTTCACCGCTGCTTTTGAAAACAATCTGCCCGTCAACCTGAAAGGACCTACAGGTTGCGGGAAAACCCGTTTTATGGAATACATGGCGTACAAATTAGAACGTCCTCTTATAACGATAGCCTGCCATGAAGACCTTACAGCCAGTGATCTTATCGGGCGATTCCTCATAAAAAACGAATCTACCCAGTGGAACGACGGCCCCCTCACAAAAGCTGTCAAAAACGGTGCCATCTGTTACCTGGATGAATTCGTGGAAGCCAGGATGGACACAAGGGTTGTGATACATCCCCTTACTGACGACAGGCGGGTAATGCCAATAGATAAACTGGGGATAATACTTCATGCTCCTCCAGAGTTCATGTTAACTATTTCCTACAACCCTGGCTACCAGAGTGTCTTGAAAGACCTCAAACAGAGCACCCGCCAGAGATTCGTTGCCATAGACTTCGATTACCCGCCTGCAGACACAGAATATGAAATTGTGGCACATGAGAGCGGAATTGATATGGAAGACGCCCGGACTCTTGTGGATATCGGCCAGAAAATCAGGAACTTCAAGCAACATGGGCTTGAAGAGGGAGTAAGTACACGCCTGTTAATCTATGCAGGTATGCTTATCCGTTCTGGCATTGACCAAAAAGAGGCTTGCAGGGCGGCAATGATCAAACCCATAACTGATGATTACGAGCTCCAGAAAAGCATTGATGAAATAATAACCGCTATTGTGGAGTGA
- a CDS encoding cupin domain-containing protein, protein MTKADEIIEYLDMSKHPEGGYFKETYRSEETIKHKFLPERFTINHAFSTAIYFLLKQGEFSALHTIKQEEIWHFYSGAPVDIHMLHPGDVYESIHLGNNILNGEVPQGVVPAGSAFGATVCDNTKDDYSLVGCTVAPGFEFEDFTLHKKDELLERFPRHRKLIESLTRE, encoded by the coding sequence ATGACCAAAGCTGATGAAATTATAGAATATCTTGATATGAGCAAGCACCCCGAAGGCGGGTATTTTAAAGAAACATACAGATCCGAGGAAACGATCAAACACAAATTTTTACCAGAAAGATTTACCATAAACCATGCGTTTTCCACGGCGATTTACTTTTTATTAAAGCAAGGCGAATTCTCAGCACTTCACACAATAAAGCAGGAAGAAATCTGGCATTTTTACAGCGGGGCACCCGTTGACATACATATGCTACATCCGGGTGATGTTTATGAATCGATTCATCTGGGAAACAACATATTAAACGGTGAGGTGCCCCAGGGTGTTGTACCTGCAGGTTCAGCCTTTGGTGCAACAGTGTGTGATAATACCAAAGACGACTATTCACTGGTTGGATGTACGGTTGCACCGGGTTTTGAATTTGAGGATTTCACACTGCATAAGAAAGACGAACTGCTGGAAAGATTTCCCCGTCACAGGAAGTTAATTGAATCATTGACAAGAGAATAA
- a CDS encoding PAS domain S-box protein — protein sequence MRGYFQKSFLDKISEGYAYNRIILDENGVPCDYEFLEVNAAFEKQTGLKCSDIIGKKATEVLPWIQDYSFDWIKFCGDIALNGRDEKNKTIFHPLSRWYKVHVYSPEKYLFVTLYTDLSKDEEIFHRLNDNSQDIIFRYELSPVRGFTYVNNAAASIIGYTPEEYYDDPDMCLKIIHPDDRKLLGDCVQGKIPLHKPIVLRYIHKNGQTVWIEQRNLPTYDTNGNLIALEGIGRDITERKQAEDNIYNGYVRESAINEILRLSFKDLPIERLLEKALNLILDIPDFELENAGAVFLVEDDADCLVLKASHGLADPLLRKCARVPFGKCLCGRAASTEKMIFADRVDECHDIHYEGMKPHGHYCTPLRFKNQTIGVLNLYVQEGHTYSAKLEQFLVSSANALSGIIARKKAEEDINHYAGMITSLLDSIPDIIFFKDVKGVYMGCNPAFTEFVGRPREEIIGKTDYDLFDKAFADFFRKHDERTLELLQPRHNEEWITYPDGRKILLDMLKTPYRGPDGLLIGILGIGRDITERNRAEQALLKGKLIAEENDRMKSEFITNMSHELRTPLNSVIGFSDVLLKEIKGELNDSQKKYISNISKSGRHLLELINDILDLSKIEEGKMELQCEDFDLNSILSEVESIFSPQAAKKDINLQFVLSEKIPRIKGDKIKIKQVIFNLLTNAIKFTPKNGAISVIAKENDDNIIEVSVSDTGIGIPEAKLEDVFDPFIQVDASTSRNYGGTGVGLSLAKKFVQMHDGKFCVESEVYKGSTFTFTIVNQEYTSQSSYSKQ from the coding sequence ATGAGAGGTTATTTTCAAAAATCATTTCTGGATAAAATTTCCGAGGGATATGCATATAATCGAATTATTTTAGATGAAAACGGAGTTCCTTGTGATTATGAATTTCTTGAAGTAAATGCTGCTTTTGAGAAACAGACTGGGCTTAAATGTTCAGACATTATTGGAAAAAAAGCAACCGAAGTACTTCCTTGGATTCAGGATTACTCTTTTGACTGGATTAAATTTTGTGGTGATATTGCCTTAAATGGACGGGATGAAAAAAATAAAACAATTTTTCACCCTCTTAGTAGATGGTATAAGGTGCACGTATACTCGCCTGAAAAATATCTTTTTGTTACACTTTATACCGATCTATCAAAAGATGAGGAAATATTCCACCGCTTGAACGATAATTCACAGGACATTATATTTCGTTATGAATTAAGTCCCGTACGTGGATTTACGTATGTAAACAACGCTGCAGCCTCAATAATTGGTTATACTCCTGAGGAGTATTATGATGATCCCGATATGTGTTTAAAAATCATCCATCCGGATGATAGGAAATTGCTTGGAGATTGTGTTCAAGGAAAAATTCCCCTACATAAACCTATTGTGTTGCGTTACATTCACAAAAACGGTCAGACAGTATGGATCGAACAACGAAATCTGCCAACTTATGATACGAACGGAAACCTGATCGCATTGGAAGGTATTGGGCGGGACATTACCGAACGCAAGCAGGCAGAAGATAATATATATAATGGATACGTGCGTGAATCCGCCATCAATGAAATCCTTCGCCTGTCCTTTAAAGATTTACCGATCGAACGTCTGCTTGAGAAGGCTTTGAATTTAATTCTTGACATACCTGATTTCGAACTTGAAAATGCTGGGGCTGTTTTCCTAGTGGAAGATGATGCAGACTGCCTGGTACTTAAGGCTTCACATGGACTAGCTGACCCACTTTTACGTAAATGTGCACGCGTGCCTTTTGGAAAATGCCTATGTGGACGTGCCGCATCCACCGAAAAAATGATATTTGCCGACAGAGTTGATGAATGCCATGATATCCATTATGAAGGTATGAAACCTCACGGACACTATTGCACCCCATTGCGATTCAAAAACCAAACTATCGGTGTCTTGAATCTTTACGTGCAAGAAGGTCATACCTACTCTGCCAAACTGGAACAGTTTCTCGTCAGCTCGGCAAACGCCCTGTCAGGAATTATCGCACGCAAGAAAGCCGAAGAAGATATCAATCACTATGCTGGTATGATTACATCCCTACTAGATTCCATTCCCGATATTATTTTCTTCAAAGATGTGAAGGGAGTTTATATGGGATGCAATCCCGCATTTACCGAGTTCGTAGGTAGGCCAAGAGAAGAAATCATCGGTAAAACCGATTACGACCTCTTCGACAAGGCTTTCGCAGATTTTTTCAGAAAACATGACGAAAGGACACTGGAGTTGCTGCAACCCCGGCACAACGAGGAATGGATTACATATCCTGATGGAAGAAAAATATTGCTCGACATGCTGAAAACACCATACAGAGGACCAGATGGCTTATTAATTGGTATTCTCGGAATTGGTCGTGATATCACCGAGCGCAACCGTGCAGAACAAGCTTTACTCAAAGGTAAATTAATAGCAGAAGAAAATGACCGTATGAAATCAGAGTTCATTACAAATATGAGCCATGAGCTGCGTACACCTTTAAATTCAGTAATTGGTTTTTCCGATGTACTATTGAAAGAAATAAAGGGAGAACTCAATGATTCACAGAAAAAATATATTTCCAATATTTCCAAAAGTGGCAGACACCTGCTTGAACTTATAAATGATATCCTGGATCTTTCAAAAATAGAAGAAGGCAAAATGGAGCTTCAGTGTGAAGATTTCGATCTTAATTCTATTTTAAGTGAAGTAGAATCTATATTTTCACCTCAAGCAGCTAAAAAAGATATAAATCTACAATTTGTATTATCTGAAAAAATCCCAAGGATCAAGGGTGATAAAATCAAAATCAAACAGGTTATATTCAATCTACTGACCAACGCTATAAAATTCACTCCAAAAAATGGTGCAATTTCAGTGATTGCAAAAGAAAATGATGACAATATAATAGAGGTGTCTGTTTCTGACACTGGAATTGGAATCCCTGAAGCCAAGTTAGAAGATGTATTTGATCCATTCATACAGGTTGATGCGTCCACATCCCGGAACTATGGAGGGACTGGAGTGGGGCTTTCTCTGGCAAAAAAATTTGTTCAAATGCATGATGGAAAATTCTGTGTGGAGAGTGAAGTCTACAAAGGAAGTACTTTTACGTTTACAATTGTTAATCAAGAGTATACTTCACAGAGTTCCTACTCTAAACAATAA
- the terL gene encoding phage terminase large subunit, with the protein MNFDQQFYHRWNPAFQAVESVDLGKTLYQMLVREGLPVRELKADRDKVTRALPAAARMEAGAVYFMHGPWLADFEDELLSFPTGSHDDDQVDMLSFAVQMTVKQRTDKLELSALIKTRVR; encoded by the coding sequence TTGAATTTTGACCAGCAGTTTTACCATCGTTGGAATCCTGCCTTTCAGGCAGTTGAATCGGTTGACCTTGGCAAGACATTGTACCAGATGCTTGTACGGGAAGGTTTGCCTGTCAGGGAACTCAAAGCCGATAGGGATAAGGTTACCCGGGCTTTGCCTGCAGCTGCAAGAATGGAAGCAGGTGCAGTTTATTTCATGCACGGACCGTGGCTGGCAGATTTTGAGGATGAATTGTTATCCTTTCCGACCGGGTCCCATGATGACGATCAGGTGGATATGTTGTCCTTTGCGGTGCAGATGACCGTGAAGCAGAGAACAGACAAACTCGAGCTATCGGCATTAATCAAAACCAGGGTGAGGTAA
- a CDS encoding FKBP-type peptidyl-prolyl cis-trans isomerase, producing MMRPKILITTILLGCILLFSGCADVDDTLSETVVEEGDTVALDFTLMQEDGTVVETSSEDVAAENNIEATPQLLEFKAGSEQMLPGINEGIIGMSEGEEDTLTLSPEEAFGPYQDELVESMPIEEYQNATGTNETPEVGQQMITQMGTVTVSDINDTHIELDANPPLAGETIVFEFTVESIEKADDASNIGAEEMPEEGVPEMPEEEF from the coding sequence ATGATGAGACCGAAAATCTTGATTACAACGATTCTACTGGGATGTATATTACTTTTCAGTGGATGTGCTGATGTGGACGATACTCTATCTGAAACAGTTGTTGAAGAAGGGGACACAGTAGCTCTGGATTTTACTCTGATGCAGGAGGATGGTACAGTTGTTGAAACATCCAGTGAAGATGTTGCTGCAGAAAATAATATCGAAGCAACTCCGCAATTACTTGAATTTAAAGCTGGTTCAGAACAAATGCTTCCCGGTATCAATGAGGGCATCATTGGTATGAGTGAAGGAGAAGAGGATACTCTGACATTATCTCCGGAAGAGGCATTTGGTCCTTATCAGGATGAACTTGTAGAATCAATGCCGATTGAGGAATATCAAAATGCTACAGGCACAAATGAGACTCCTGAGGTGGGGCAACAGATGATTACTCAGATGGGGACGGTTACGGTTAGCGATATCAATGATACTCATATCGAATTAGATGCCAACCCTCCACTTGCCGGAGAAACCATTGTCTTTGAATTTACAGTAGAGTCCATTGAAAAAGCGGATGATGCCAGTAATATTGGTGCAGAAGAGATGCCTGAAGAAGGCGTACCTGAAATGCCAGAAGAAGAGTTTTAA
- a CDS encoding PAS domain S-box protein gives MPNSTDNDFEKDSFAYARHKIILDENGKPVNYRFLDVNPTFEDMTDLKKENILNKTVTEVLPEIVEDDFDWIALFGHVALTGEDINFTHYSLALGQWYQIYVQSSEKGYFVTLFSVLSQNEAKFYEFAERSSEPIYRYDLIPRPGYTYVNKATTQMDGYTPEEHYRDPQLAIKIVHPEDKQLFLDYFEGKIPIDKRIQLRWVHKKGQTVWFEYVNKPVYDSNGNLIAVEGIGRDITDMKIAQEREQHIKDVLLSIRNVNKMIVKEHDPNRVIQKACNNLTETLGYYSAWIALVDDEKNVISAASSFSDFASVFERLKGQLKEGIFPQCMQQVLEKDEILIMDNPAEECQECPLSCTYSDHASLCYRLQYNSKVCGILSVAVPRKYADLDEIHDLFREVSDDLGFALYKIEMEKKRDQYEAHIRLMTRNMNDVIIEADVEGRYTYISPSHQRVLGRGKELLGKNCMKDLHPDDIDFVASIFKKIVETGEQQHAEYRYLHPDKGYIWLGSVATSYVDENGQKRVLINTRDVTERKENEEEIKKLTEEYQTVFQGTQDSMFLIEVTDDNEFRYMRNNRAHQVSTGFTSAYFRGKTPQELAGKKTGDQLSANYKRCIDSNDTVSYEETLEFPAGTRMWQTALTPIFQHGEVRYIVGSSQDITGRIKAENELRQSKQKYQSLVENLNEIVYTLDQNATVTYVTPNIENISGYKPEEVIGKNFVEFVHPDDIRGRMEQFRKVLSGIDEPSEYRFLTKSGDTVWVRTNAKPIIKDDKIVGIQGLLMDITDVKKAEKQLEDAVLRANEMAIQAEYANKTKSQFLANMSHELRTPLNSVIGFSDILLKEIKGELNDSQKKYISNISNGGRHLLDLINDILDLSKIEAGKMELACEDLNLDSVFSEIESVISPQAQKKSIDLEISKPADIEINADKSKIKQIIFNLLSNAIKFTDENGKVSMSAGEVDRDQVEITVKDTGIGIPEDKLDKIFDPFMQADSSTSRKYGGTGLGLPLVKEYVEMHGGEILVESEVGKGSVFTLLFH, from the coding sequence ATGCCAAATTCAACAGATAATGATTTTGAGAAAGATTCTTTCGCCTACGCACGTCACAAAATCATCCTTGATGAAAACGGCAAACCTGTAAATTACCGGTTTCTGGATGTAAATCCTACATTTGAGGATATGACCGATTTGAAAAAAGAAAATATTCTCAACAAAACAGTTACTGAAGTGCTTCCCGAAATTGTTGAAGATGATTTTGACTGGATTGCACTTTTTGGACATGTGGCATTAACAGGAGAGGATATAAATTTCACTCATTATTCTCTAGCATTGGGACAATGGTACCAGATATATGTTCAATCATCCGAAAAAGGATATTTTGTCACTCTTTTTTCAGTCCTGTCACAAAATGAAGCCAAATTTTACGAGTTTGCAGAACGCTCTTCTGAGCCAATCTATCGTTATGACCTTATTCCCAGGCCCGGTTATACCTATGTAAATAAAGCTACAACTCAAATGGACGGATACACACCCGAAGAACATTATCGGGACCCACAACTGGCTATAAAAATAGTCCACCCCGAAGATAAACAACTGTTTTTGGATTATTTTGAGGGTAAAATTCCGATAGACAAACGCATCCAATTGCGCTGGGTCCATAAAAAGGGACAGACAGTATGGTTTGAATATGTGAATAAACCTGTCTATGACAGCAACGGCAACCTCATTGCAGTGGAAGGGATTGGCAGGGATATAACGGACATGAAAATCGCACAGGAACGTGAACAGCATATCAAAGATGTTCTTCTTTCAATCCGTAATGTCAACAAGATGATTGTAAAAGAACATGATCCGAACCGAGTTATCCAGAAAGCCTGCAATAACCTGACAGAAACACTGGGCTACTACAGTGCCTGGATTGCACTTGTTGATGATGAGAAGAATGTTATATCAGCAGCATCTTCTTTTTCCGATTTTGCCAGTGTTTTTGAACGTCTGAAAGGACAATTAAAAGAAGGCATATTTCCACAATGTATGCAGCAAGTCTTGGAAAAAGACGAAATTTTGATTATGGATAATCCTGCTGAAGAATGTCAGGAGTGTCCTCTTTCCTGTACTTATTCTGACCATGCATCTTTATGTTATCGACTGCAATATAATTCAAAGGTGTGTGGTATATTATCGGTTGCAGTTCCTCGAAAATATGCCGATCTGGATGAAATACATGACCTTTTCAGAGAAGTTTCAGATGATCTGGGTTTTGCTCTCTATAAGATAGAAATGGAAAAAAAAAGAGACCAATATGAAGCCCATATTCGTTTGATGACCCGGAATATGAATGATGTCATAATTGAAGCCGATGTCGAAGGTCGCTATACATACATCTCTCCTTCCCATCAACGAGTTCTTGGCAGGGGTAAAGAATTACTGGGTAAAAACTGTATGAAGGACCTGCATCCTGATGATATTGATTTTGTTGCCAGCATATTTAAAAAAATCGTTGAAACAGGAGAGCAACAGCATGCTGAATACCGGTATCTCCATCCCGATAAAGGATATATCTGGCTGGGATCTGTCGCCACTTCTTATGTTGATGAAAATGGTCAAAAACGGGTACTGATCAACACCCGTGATGTTACTGAACGTAAAGAAAATGAAGAGGAAATAAAAAAACTCACGGAAGAATATCAAACGGTATTCCAGGGTACACAGGATTCAATGTTTTTGATTGAGGTAACCGATGATAATGAATTCCGCTATATGCGTAACAATCGGGCACACCAGGTGTCCACTGGGTTCACTTCAGCTTATTTTAGAGGCAAAACTCCTCAGGAACTTGCAGGAAAGAAAACCGGTGATCAACTTTCTGCCAATTATAAACGATGTATTGATTCAAATGACACTGTTTCATATGAAGAAACACTGGAGTTTCCGGCCGGTACAAGGATGTGGCAGACTGCATTGACACCGATTTTTCAGCATGGTGAGGTCCGCTATATTGTCGGTTCCAGCCAGGACATTACCGGTCGTATAAAGGCTGAGAATGAACTGAGGCAAAGTAAACAAAAGTATCAGAGCCTTGTAGAAAACTTAAATGAAATCGTTTATACTCTTGACCAAAATGCTACGGTAACGTATGTCACTCCAAATATTGAAAACATTAGTGGTTACAAACCTGAAGAAGTAATTGGTAAAAACTTCGTGGAATTTGTACATCCAGATGATATAAGGGGACGAATGGAGCAATTCCGCAAGGTACTTTCAGGAATTGATGAACCTTCTGAATATCGTTTTCTTACCAAAAGCGGAGACACTGTCTGGGTGAGGACCAATGCAAAGCCGATTATAAAAGATGACAAAATTGTGGGTATCCAGGGGTTATTAATGGATATTACAGATGTCAAAAAGGCAGAAAAACAGTTAGAAGATGCTGTTCTAAGAGCCAATGAAATGGCAATTCAGGCTGAATATGCCAATAAAACCAAAAGTCAGTTTCTGGCCAACATGAGTCACGAACTACGCACGCCTTTAAATTCAGTAATCGGATTTTCCGATATCTTGCTGAAAGAAATAAAGGGAGAACTCAATGATTCACAGAAAAAATATATATCCAATATATCCAATGGTGGCAGACACCTGCTTGATCTTATAAATGATATCCTGGATCTTTCGAAGATAGAAGCCGGTAAAATGGAACTTGCTTGTGAAGATTTAAATCTGGATTCTGTGTTTTCTGAGATCGAATCTGTCATTTCACCACAGGCACAGAAAAAATCCATTGATCTTGAAATAAGCAAACCCGCAGATATAGAAATCAATGCCGATAAAAGTAAGATTAAACAGATCATTTTCAATCTATTAAGCAATGCGATCAAATTCACTGATGAAAATGGCAAGGTGTCCATGTCCGCCGGAGAAGTTGATCGAGATCAGGTGGAAATAACGGTTAAGGATACGGGGATCGGTATTCCTGAAGACAAATTAGACAAAATTTTTGATCCTTTCATGCAGGCGGATTCTTCCACATCCCGCAAGTACGGAGGGACCGGGCTGGGACTTCCCCTTGTCAAAGAATATGTTGAGATGCATGGCGGGGAAATATTGGTTGAAAGTGAGGTAGGTAAAGGCAGTGTTTTTACGTTACTGTTCCATTAA
- a CDS encoding SIMPL domain-containing protein encodes MSPENGKDKLYYVVIALSAVLILMAATLYAGSVGSSDRSSENTMHMSGNSEMMVVPDTATLNIGAEVMAPTAEEASQENAAIMNAVIEELKNIGLEEEDIQTSRVSVRPVYNYEERTRTIEGYSASNNVQITTTMLDSLGEMIDRSASAGANQIGGISFTVSDDKQKELREDLISEAVADASSKAEILAENLGVEIISVKSSSISDNNQPRIFYEEVAEEIEKESGPTPIEPGESKISMSVQVTYITQ; translated from the coding sequence TTGTCTCCGGAAAATGGTAAAGATAAATTATATTATGTCGTAATTGCACTATCCGCTGTTCTGATACTAATGGCTGCAACTTTATATGCAGGATCGGTGGGTTCATCAGATAGAAGTTCAGAAAATACTATGCATATGAGCGGCAATTCAGAAATGATGGTTGTACCGGACACTGCAACTCTGAATATTGGTGCAGAGGTCATGGCCCCCACTGCAGAAGAAGCGAGCCAGGAGAACGCAGCTATCATGAATGCAGTTATTGAGGAACTTAAAAATATTGGTCTAGAGGAAGAAGATATCCAGACCTCACGCGTTTCTGTACGGCCTGTGTACAATTATGAAGAAAGGACACGAACAATTGAAGGGTATTCAGCTTCCAATAATGTGCAGATAACTACTACAATGCTTGATAGTCTGGGAGAGATGATTGACAGGTCAGCATCTGCAGGCGCTAATCAGATAGGAGGTATATCCTTTACTGTATCTGATGATAAACAGAAAGAATTGCGTGAAGACCTGATCAGTGAAGCTGTGGCCGATGCATCATCAAAAGCTGAAATACTGGCTGAAAATCTGGGTGTAGAGATCATAAGTGTGAAGTCATCATCTATAAGCGACAATAACCAGCCAAGGATATTTTATGAAGAAGTTGCAGAAGAAATAGAGAAAGAATCAGGACCAACACCGATTGAACCGGGAGAGTCTAAGATTTCGATGTCAGTTCAGGTCACTTACATTACTCAATAA
- a CDS encoding aldolase: MWQEMARIGKKLVDHGLVESHFGNISVRQGNSMVITRSGCPLDEICEENVVEVPIHNTCEFDGLASSETRVHRRIYQETDAGCIVHGHCPFAVVMSLLDESGSIEPLDSEGVYFLGHVSIVEGSIGSEELAANSAAALAETNGVIVKSHGTISTGKTLDHAYINTTQIEHTCKVRYYYDLAKRSL, encoded by the coding sequence ATGTGGCAGGAAATGGCAAGAATCGGGAAAAAACTCGTGGATCATGGGCTGGTTGAGTCTCATTTTGGAAATATAAGTGTACGTCAGGGCAACAGTATGGTGATAACCCGCAGTGGATGCCCGCTTGATGAGATATGTGAGGAGAATGTGGTGGAGGTGCCCATCCATAACACCTGCGAATTTGACGGTCTCGCATCGTCGGAAACCCGGGTCCACAGGCGTATCTATCAGGAGACTGATGCCGGATGCATCGTGCACGGCCACTGTCCCTTTGCAGTTGTGATGTCACTGCTGGATGAATCGGGCAGTATCGAACCACTGGATAGTGAAGGTGTGTATTTCCTGGGGCATGTGTCGATTGTGGAAGGCAGTATAGGCAGTGAAGAACTTGCCGCAAACTCCGCTGCGGCGCTAGCAGAAACCAACGGGGTTATCGTCAAAAGCCACGGCACCATCTCCACAGGAAAAACCCTGGACCATGCCTACATCAACACCACCCAGATAGAGCACACCTGCAAAGTGCGCTATTACTACGATCTTGCTAAAAGATCCCTGTGA
- a CDS encoding CDP-alcohol phosphatidyltransferase family protein produces MEGQLRDYTMTLDRFRPVFAGPISRLAKIFADMGITPNQVTLASLLFSAAAGLCYAFGATNIFLIGAAFIFVVLNSLFDALDGSMARYLLINDKAGDFLDHVVDRYADVFIVGGLIFGEYAGWGIGLFTMVGILLTSYLGTQAQALSIGRFYGGIMGRADRLVLIMAASLLHIIYPQAIFGYTLLGWSLILMGIASHVTALQRIHFIRTRLG; encoded by the coding sequence ATGGAAGGACAACTAAGGGATTATACAATGACCCTGGACCGCTTCAGGCCTGTTTTTGCAGGCCCCATATCAAGACTTGCAAAAATATTTGCAGACATGGGCATAACCCCCAACCAGGTAACACTTGCTTCCCTGCTTTTTTCCGCAGCTGCAGGACTGTGCTATGCCTTTGGGGCGACCAACATTTTCCTGATAGGTGCGGCATTCATATTCGTGGTCCTCAACTCCCTGTTTGACGCGCTGGATGGCAGTATGGCCCGTTATCTTCTCATAAACGACAAGGCCGGGGATTTCCTTGATCATGTGGTTGATCGCTATGCAGATGTCTTTATTGTCGGCGGCCTGATCTTCGGGGAATATGCAGGCTGGGGTATTGGCCTGTTCACAATGGTGGGCATTCTGCTGACAAGTTATCTCGGTACTCAGGCCCAGGCATTATCCATCGGTCGTTTCTATGGTGGGATTATGGGCAGGGCGGACCGTCTTGTACTGATCATGGCCGCATCGCTGTTGCACATTATCTATCCACAGGCTATATTTGGCTACACCCTGCTTGGCTGGTCCCTTATCCTTATGGGTATTGCTTCCCATGTAACTGCCCTGCAGCGTATACATTTTATCCGCACACGCCTGGGCTGA
- a CDS encoding archease, with protein sequence MKKYEYIEHTADARFKAFGSTAEEAFANAAEAMFNVMIDTSGIEPQITEYIELQAPDMENLLVDWLSELLYLFEVNMVVFSNFEVFAIEKKGDEYLLSAKAEGEPLDLEKHVFDTEVKAVTYNDLGVQITSQGVTVRITVDT encoded by the coding sequence ATGAAAAAATATGAATACATTGAACATACCGCAGATGCAAGGTTCAAAGCCTTTGGATCCACCGCAGAAGAAGCCTTTGCAAATGCCGCAGAGGCAATGTTTAACGTTATGATCGATACTTCCGGCATTGAGCCACAGATTACCGAATATATTGAATTGCAGGCGCCTGACATGGAAAACCTTCTTGTGGACTGGCTTTCTGAACTTCTTTATCTCTTTGAAGTCAATATGGTTGTGTTCAGTAACTTTGAGGTTTTTGCTATTGAAAAAAAAGGCGATGAATACCTACTTTCAGCAAAAGCAGAGGGTGAACCTTTGGATCTTGAAAAACACGTATTTGACACAGAAGTCAAGGCAGTAACATATAATGACCTTGGTGTACAAATAACATCACAGGGAGTAACGGTACGTATTACAGTGGATACATGA